The Pongo abelii isolate AG06213 chromosome 11, NHGRI_mPonAbe1-v2.0_pri, whole genome shotgun sequence genome includes a window with the following:
- the LOC129057897 gene encoding small cysteine and glycine repeat-containing protein 4 yields the protein MGCCGCGSCGGCGGRCGGGCGGGCGGGCGGGRGGGCGGGCGSCTTCRCYRVGCCSSCCPCCRGCCGGCCSTPVICCCRRTCNSCGYGCGKGCCQQKCCCQKQCCC from the coding sequence ATGGGTTGCTGTGGTTGTGGAAGTTGTGGTGGCTGTGGTGGCCGCTGCGGTGGTGGCTGCGgtggtggctgtggtggtggctgtggtggtggccgtggtggtggctgtggtggtggCTGTGGCAGCTGCACCACCTGCAGGTGCTACCGGGTGGGCTGCTGTTCCAGCTGCTGCCCCTGCTGCCGCGGCTGCTGTGGGGGCTGCTGTAGCACGCCCGTGATCTGCTGTTGCCGCCGCACCTGCAATTCATGTGGCTATGGCTGTGGGAAGGGCTGTTGCCAACAGAAATGCTGCTGCCAGAAGCAATGCTGCTGCTAG